Proteins co-encoded in one Halococcoides cellulosivorans genomic window:
- a CDS encoding dihydrolipoyl dehydrogenase family protein, protein MTDHVAVIGAYGSAGSDVASELADEDVELTLIDDGDPGGGLCILRGCMPSKEVISAAEHRFAARHDDRLGGPVPEIDLERVVERKDEHTLSWAGHRRDAVDALADRENVTLLRESARFVDDRILEVGDRQIDPDYVVIATGSVVNVPPIDGIDRIDPKTSADVLDATDLPDSVLALGLGYIGLELVPYLHEAGVDVTAVEMLPDLLPRADDPFGTDLHDYYRSAYDIDIHMDATVESVAPDGDGVIANLADGSTLDADDLYLFTGRRPAVDRLNLDATAIDPGEGWVASTMQTAADERVFVAGDADGRRPLLHVAKEEAAVVAENVRRHTAGRPLREHDSITHEVMFSGLGVMPYARVGHTAASANEAGHEFVVVDREASDDGVFKAKAVPDGRARLVAATDGTVLGWQGLHYHADVMAKTMQIVVETGLDVREIPDRAYHPTTPELLDGLISDAVDRID, encoded by the coding sequence ATGACCGACCACGTCGCCGTGATCGGCGCGTACGGCAGCGCTGGCTCCGATGTCGCGAGCGAACTGGCCGACGAAGACGTCGAGTTGACACTGATCGACGACGGCGACCCCGGCGGTGGCTTGTGCATTCTCCGCGGGTGTATGCCCTCGAAAGAAGTGATCTCGGCGGCCGAACACCGATTCGCGGCGCGTCACGACGACCGTCTCGGCGGGCCAGTCCCCGAGATCGACCTGGAGCGTGTCGTCGAGCGCAAAGACGAGCACACCCTCTCGTGGGCGGGCCACCGTCGCGACGCGGTCGACGCGCTGGCCGACCGGGAGAACGTGACCCTCCTGCGCGAGTCCGCCCGGTTCGTCGACGATCGCATCCTCGAAGTGGGCGACCGGCAAATCGACCCCGACTACGTCGTGATCGCGACGGGATCGGTGGTCAACGTCCCACCGATCGACGGCATCGATCGTATCGACCCGAAGACCAGCGCCGACGTCCTCGACGCGACCGACCTCCCGGATTCGGTGCTCGCACTTGGTCTGGGGTACATCGGCCTGGAACTCGTCCCCTACCTCCACGAGGCGGGCGTCGACGTCACGGCCGTCGAGATGCTCCCCGACCTCCTCCCGCGGGCCGACGACCCGTTCGGGACGGACCTCCACGACTACTACCGGTCGGCGTACGACATCGACATCCACATGGACGCGACCGTCGAGTCGGTCGCCCCCGACGGCGACGGTGTCATCGCCAATCTCGCGGACGGATCGACACTGGACGCCGACGACCTCTACCTGTTCACCGGGCGTCGCCCCGCGGTCGACCGACTGAATCTCGACGCGACGGCGATCGATCCCGGCGAGGGCTGGGTCGCATCGACGATGCAGACCGCCGCCGACGAGCGCGTCTTCGTCGCTGGCGACGCCGACGGCCGGCGGCCCTTGCTCCACGTCGCCAAAGAAGAGGCCGCGGTCGTTGCCGAGAACGTTCGCCGCCACACTGCGGGGCGGCCGCTGCGCGAGCACGACTCGATCACTCACGAGGTCATGTTCTCCGGACTCGGCGTCATGCCGTACGCCCGGGTCGGCCACACGGCGGCCTCCGCGAACGAAGCGGGCCACGAGTTCGTCGTCGTCGACCGCGAGGCCTCCGACGACGGTGTGTTCAAGGCCAAAGCCGTCCCGGACGGTCGGGCCCGCCTCGTCGCCGCGACCGACGGCACCGTCCTTGGCTGGCAGGGCCTACACTACCACGCCGACGTGATGGCCAAGACCATGCAGATCGTCGTCGAGACCGGCCTCGACGTCCGTGAGATTCCCGATCGGGCGTACCATCCC
- a CDS encoding DUF7282 domain-containing protein: MAALMVLSVFAMGMALTGSAAGASVGTATQDKIDDADKNVTSNARHWVGQQLYIDANDTTYADASWGLYVSEGTDGLGTFVTEVPLDANGTGLIDSTTLADYDGDKFVITTSTDDAVTFGNGAVTNVASGSADVTAEEFRVVTQTFSASADDTTVEKGDSTTISYTTNRDGFDVEISSDNATSGELADIFAGNGNNVVENDDTVTVEGLGQSDDINADFTDIDVGDYTFTVEVTDTSASGEASITVEESSDVSVDLPETSDVDRGDVASIPVELESTDTAYVAIGTMDGAGFRTIVEVNDGSDDGEVTLEANTYNMLDHDASMDDKFWTADDDDSVENVWYNSTDIDTPVRVGGGAKSHDVRAGSSFDTNNYEIGGDTARTVMRVYERSTGNMSMWTAPADAEITELEDVTDAVSDDSLTQSQYIAEGDYAVAELEATGIFGALEAQPGSNNVEKLVSLDENVSSLNFTVEVPGGNAYEEDSSVDLSANAGAMTVITNQEDGQLFVLMDTDNFDGVADGDQRLPTFTVNAGDTGTTLATSDEDDATVDKVFEMESVDVEFDQNDVSPETNQTISGETNLAPGTELTLSIESDLESDSASAFLTEFTATVAADGTWSGQADFSEGNDGQGYTVSVSEPAGIDADYDATIGKPTASLSIGDATTSTVTVDSVSLSEGGFVVVHSGSATGSFAGVSEYLEPGESTDVEIGVSGVSDGDEVYAVAHLDANGNEQYDGDASYKNADGSAVSASASVSAAEEEPTETQTEEETTEMDEETTEMAEETTTEEGPGFTAVLALVALVASALVAVRRWD; the protein is encoded by the coding sequence ATGGCGGCACTGATGGTGCTTTCAGTGTTCGCGATGGGCATGGCTCTCACGGGCTCGGCCGCAGGGGCCTCTGTGGGAACGGCAACGCAAGACAAGATCGACGACGCTGACAAGAACGTCACGTCGAACGCACGGCACTGGGTCGGACAACAGCTCTATATCGACGCTAATGACACCACGTACGCGGATGCGTCGTGGGGTCTGTACGTATCTGAGGGAACAGACGGTCTCGGTACGTTCGTGACTGAGGTTCCGCTTGACGCGAACGGGACGGGACTGATTGACTCGACGACACTCGCCGACTACGACGGTGACAAGTTCGTCATCACGACGTCGACTGATGACGCTGTCACGTTCGGCAACGGTGCCGTCACGAACGTCGCTAGTGGGTCGGCTGACGTCACGGCCGAAGAGTTCCGCGTCGTCACCCAGACTTTCTCGGCGTCCGCGGACGACACGACCGTCGAGAAAGGCGACAGCACCACGATCAGCTACACGACCAACCGCGACGGCTTCGATGTCGAGATCTCCTCGGACAACGCAACGTCGGGGGAACTCGCTGACATCTTCGCGGGCAACGGTAACAACGTCGTCGAGAACGACGACACCGTGACCGTCGAAGGTCTGGGCCAGAGCGACGACATCAACGCTGACTTCACCGATATCGATGTCGGTGACTACACGTTCACGGTCGAAGTGACTGACACGTCCGCGTCCGGTGAGGCCTCGATCACCGTCGAGGAATCCTCTGACGTGAGTGTCGACCTGCCGGAAACGTCCGACGTCGACCGCGGTGACGTCGCGTCGATCCCGGTCGAACTCGAATCGACCGACACCGCGTACGTCGCGATCGGTACGATGGACGGCGCTGGCTTCCGCACGATCGTGGAAGTCAACGACGGGAGTGACGACGGTGAGGTCACCCTCGAAGCCAACACGTACAACATGCTCGACCACGACGCGAGCATGGACGACAAGTTCTGGACGGCTGACGACGACGACTCCGTCGAGAACGTCTGGTACAACAGCACGGACATCGACACCCCCGTTCGAGTCGGTGGCGGCGCGAAGAGCCACGACGTTCGTGCGGGCAGCAGCTTCGACACGAACAACTACGAGATCGGCGGTGACACGGCCCGAACCGTCATGCGTGTCTACGAGCGCAGCACGGGCAACATGTCCATGTGGACCGCTCCCGCTGACGCCGAAATCACTGAGCTCGAGGACGTCACGGACGCCGTCTCCGACGACAGCCTCACCCAGAGCCAGTACATCGCTGAGGGCGACTACGCGGTCGCCGAACTCGAAGCCACCGGTATCTTCGGTGCGCTCGAAGCTCAGCCCGGCAGCAACAACGTCGAGAAACTCGTTTCGCTCGACGAGAACGTTAGCAGCCTGAACTTCACCGTCGAAGTGCCTGGCGGTAACGCGTACGAGGAAGACTCCAGTGTCGACCTGTCGGCCAACGCTGGGGCGATGACTGTCATCACGAACCAGGAGGACGGACAGCTGTTCGTTCTGATGGACACCGACAACTTCGACGGTGTCGCAGACGGTGACCAGCGCCTCCCGACGTTCACCGTCAACGCTGGTGACACCGGCACGACCCTCGCGACGTCCGACGAGGACGACGCGACCGTCGACAAAGTCTTCGAAATGGAGTCCGTGGACGTCGAGTTCGACCAGAACGACGTCTCGCCGGAAACCAACCAGACCATCTCCGGTGAAACCAACCTCGCGCCCGGGACGGAACTGACGCTCTCGATCGAGTCCGACCTCGAATCCGACTCTGCGTCGGCGTTCCTGACCGAGTTCACCGCGACCGTCGCGGCCGACGGAACCTGGTCCGGTCAGGCCGACTTCTCCGAAGGTAACGACGGGCAGGGCTACACGGTCTCGGTCTCCGAGCCTGCTGGCATCGACGCCGACTACGACGCCACGATCGGCAAGCCGACCGCGTCGCTCTCGATCGGTGACGCGACCACGAGTACCGTCACCGTCGACAGCGTCTCGCTGTCGGAGGGTGGCTTCGTGGTCGTCCACTCTGGTAGCGCCACCGGCTCGTTCGCTGGCGTCTCCGAGTACCTCGAACCCGGTGAGAGCACCGACGTCGAGATCGGCGTCTCCGGTGTCAGTGACGGCGACGAAGTCTACGCCGTCGCGCACCTGGACGCTAACGGTAACGAACAGTACGACGGCGACGCCTCCTACAAGAACGCTGACGGCTCCGCCGTGAGCGCATCCGCTTCGGTCAGCGCCGCAGAGGAAGAGCCGACCGAGACGCAGACTGAAGAAGAGACGACCGAGATGGACGAGGAGACGACCGAGATGGCCGAGGAGACCAC
- a CDS encoding DUF2073 domain-containing protein, translated as MTPEATERSDGVRIDLVSADRMAGLTTMEKIRTILDGVRDGKIVILESGLSPEEESRLIEVTMTEITPDEFTGLEIETYPRSETRDRSFLDRLMGRESTSKLTVIGPANQIETLHKDETLISALVSRK; from the coding sequence ATGACCCCGGAAGCCACCGAACGATCCGACGGCGTCCGTATCGACCTGGTGAGTGCCGACCGCATGGCCGGGCTGACCACGATGGAGAAGATCCGGACGATCCTCGACGGGGTCCGTGACGGCAAGATCGTCATCCTCGAATCGGGACTGAGCCCCGAGGAGGAGTCCCGTCTGATCGAGGTGACGATGACCGAGATCACCCCCGACGAGTTCACAGGTCTCGAAATCGAGACGTACCCGCGCTCGGAGACCCGCGATCGGAGCTTCCTCGATCGCCTGATGGGCCGGGAATCGACCTCGAAGCTCACCGTGATCGGGCCCGCCAACCAGATCGAGACGCTCCACAAAGACGAGACGCTCATCAGCGCCCTGGTCTCCCGGAAATAA
- a CDS encoding Zn-ribbon domain-containing protein, with the protein MPHLCTACGRSFADGSSEMLTGCPDCGGSTFQYDPEGTDGPVATAGIESSDEAPTGDAGGDGTDEQATASTGATASPSQPASTSSAGAGAREPEPTPEHEESATERENAAQAQARAELADPPAYESSDEPTASPDRETVREALTDQFESIRVIDRGQYELNLVELFNRDEYIVRLGEEGRYHIQMPESRR; encoded by the coding sequence ATGCCACACCTCTGTACCGCCTGTGGGCGCTCGTTTGCCGACGGGTCCAGCGAGATGCTCACCGGCTGTCCCGACTGTGGGGGCTCGACGTTTCAGTACGACCCCGAGGGCACGGACGGCCCGGTCGCGACCGCGGGCATCGAGTCGTCCGACGAGGCCCCAACGGGCGACGCGGGCGGGGACGGGACTGACGAGCAAGCGACTGCGTCGACAGGCGCGACTGCGTCACCCTCACAGCCAGCCTCGACATCTTCCGCGGGCGCGGGAGCCCGCGAGCCCGAGCCCACGCCCGAACACGAGGAGTCCGCGACCGAACGCGAGAACGCTGCCCAGGCCCAGGCGCGCGCCGAACTCGCAGATCCGCCCGCTTACGAGTCGAGCGACGAACCGACCGCGAGTCCGGACCGCGAGACCGTCCGCGAGGCGCTGACCGACCAGTTCGAGTCCATTCGCGTGATCGATCGCGGGCAGTACGAACTCAACCTCGTGGAGCTGTTCAACCGTGACGAGTACATCGTCAGACTCGGTGAGGAAGGCCGGTATCACATCCAGATGCCGGAATCCCGCCGGTGA
- a CDS encoding Era-like GTP-binding protein, whose product MGLLTELRDSISRAASTLFAADDPKRIGIYGPPNAGKTTLANRIARDWTGEAVGPESHIPHETRRAHRKENVEIERDGGTVEIDIVDTPGVTTKVDYTDFLEHDMEEDAAVERSREATEGVAEAMHWLREDVDGVIYVLDATEDPFTQVNTMLVGIIESQDLPVLIFANKIDLEHANVGRIRNAFPQHETVPLSALEGDNMDEVYDQIAEYFG is encoded by the coding sequence ATGGGACTGCTCACAGAACTGCGCGACAGCATATCGAGGGCGGCCTCGACGCTGTTCGCGGCCGACGACCCCAAACGTATCGGCATCTATGGCCCGCCAAACGCCGGGAAGACGACGCTGGCCAACCGGATCGCCCGGGACTGGACGGGCGAAGCGGTCGGGCCGGAGAGTCACATTCCTCACGAGACCCGCCGGGCCCACCGCAAGGAGAACGTCGAGATCGAACGCGACGGCGGGACCGTCGAGATCGACATCGTCGACACGCCAGGCGTGACGACAAAGGTGGATTACACCGACTTCCTCGAACACGATATGGAAGAAGACGCCGCGGTCGAGCGCTCCCGGGAGGCCACCGAGGGCGTCGCCGAGGCGATGCACTGGCTGCGCGAGGACGTCGACGGCGTGATCTACGTGCTCGACGCCACGGAGGACCCCTTTACGCAGGTGAACACGATGCTCGTCGGCATCATCGAGAGCCAGGACCTGCCCGTGTTGATCTTCGCGAACAAGATCGACCTCGAACACGCCAACGTCGGGCGGATTCGCAACGCCTTCCCCCAGCACGAGACCGTCCCGTTGTCGGCGCTGGAGGGCGACAACATGGACGAAGTGTACGATCAGATCGCGGAGTACTTCGGATGA